From Nicotiana tabacum cultivar K326 chromosome 15, ASM71507v2, whole genome shotgun sequence, the proteins below share one genomic window:
- the LOC107771206 gene encoding putative late blight resistance protein homolog R1A-10: MAAHAAVTSLMGIMQQLPQSRLDIQQGHKLLLELLHKKVGSLLEFLDNSDDEPMKDLQKKVKDLANKVEEKVESHIQRESQKTLLKMLQRVFHLPSKSHERLYKILLQAICAVDSIKEKLIKQMKNNNLQAVNHSISGSSSPRLHVSTLVNDMVGYNIEQERMRSQLTRHASQLEVISIVGMGGIGKSTFASKMFSDPSILSFFDVRGWITVSKNYSLRKMLLTLLQDTVGVAKELDEKSDGELADRLQKSLKGRRYLIVVDDIWSREAWDDVRLCFPENNNRSRILLTTRDMKVAQYASSPKDLFPMRFLEPKESWHLFCQKVFGKNDCPTEFENVAKEVVSNCKGLPLMISVVAGTLSSKKTMDEWIKVAQSVISSVDLDDYQYCSRVLRLSYNHLPSYLKACFLYFGVFPKASEISVKKLTRLWIAEGLLELKGSEGLEQVATNILHDLIDKSLVVVSKKNLDDKIKTCRIHDLLHDLCLREGESENLLYVAYLGSRRVSSQGRWVSVNPERGYDSYALLENLTHSKIRSIHFHPTDLVRHQLSIKLFHFKLLRVLDLVTIRLVSFPIGVVHLASLRYLAVVVNFETSEHQSISNLWNLQTFIFSISLPQIDLVHLPNGIWEMSQLRHLHSTRMSLYSPPKVSANEVKYRVLENLQSVSGLSPCCCTKEIFEGIKNVRKLGISGTEDEFDYEPICLDNLIYLHELEELKIASYILTRYDVLLSLPFASSFPPNLKKLTLRKTFLLWKDMTIISKLPKLEVLQLKADAFVISYPVDTVWEVTEMGFLELKFLLLEWLDLDYWRAADDYFPCLEHIVIRNCRTLKEIPEGFADSLTLQQIQLHRCTSSLVTFAEQIQENHESLGNNMLKVYSFDTIRGRAS; encoded by the exons ATGGCTGCTCATGCTGCTGTTACTTCTCTGATGGGAATAATGCAGCAGCTTCCACAATCCCGCTTAGACATTCAGCAGGGTCATAAATTACTTTTGGAATTACTCCACAAGAAGGTTGGCTCTCTGCTAGAGTTTCTGGACAATTCTGATGATGAACCAATGAAGGATTTGCAGAAAAAGGTCAAAGATCTAGCAAATAAAGTAGAGGAAAAAGTCGAATCACACATTCAAAGAGAGTCTCAGAAGACGCTTCTTAAGATGTTGCAGCGAGTCTTCCACCTTCCATCAAAGTCCCATGAGAGACTTTATAAGATCTTGCTACAAGCTATATGTGCTGTTGATTCGATCAAGGAAAAGCTCATCAAACAGATGAAGAATAACAACTTGCAAGCTGTAAATCATTCAATCAGTGGTTCTAGTTCACCACGATTGCATGTTTCAACCCTCGTGAACGATATGGTTGGGTACAACATTGAACAAGAGCGCATGCGGAGTCAACTTACCAGACACGCATCTCAACTGGAAGTCATTTCTATTGTTGGGATGGGCGGCATAGGTAAGTCAACTTTTGCCAGTAAGATGTTTTCTGATCCCTCAATTTTGAGCTTCTTTGATGTTCGTGGATGGATTACTGTGTCCAAGAACTACAGTTTAAGAAAGATGCTTCTAACCCTCCTTCAAGACACTGTTGGGGTGGCCAAAGAGCTTGATGAGAAAAGCGATGGAGAGCTAGCAGATCGCTTGCAAAAAAGTTTAAAGGGTAGAAGGTATTTGATTGTTGTGGATGATATATGGAGTAGGGAAGCCTGGGATGATGTTAGATTATGTTTTCCAGAAAACAATAATAGAAGTCGGATATTGTTGACTACTCGAGACATGAAGGTTGCTCAATATGCTAGCTCTCCTAAGGATCTGTTTCCAATGCGTTTCCTAGAGCCAAAGGAAAGTTGGCATTTGTTTTGCCAAAAGGTGTTTGGCAAAAACGATTGTCCAACTGAATTTGAGAATGTCGCGAAGGAAGTTGTAAGTAATTGCAAAGGATTACCACTAATGATTTCTGTGGTTGCAGGGACTCTCTCTAGCAAGAAAACAATGGATGAGTGGATCAAAGTAGCTCAAAGTGTGATCTCATCAGTAGATCTTGATGATTATCAGTATTGCTCAAGAGTGCTTCGTTTGAGCTACAATCATCTTCCTTCTTATTTGAAAGCttgctttctttattttggagTTTTTCCAAAAGCTAGTGAGATTTCTGTGAAGAAATTGACTAGATTATGGATTGCCGAAGGTCTCTTAGAGCTAAAGGGGTCTGAAGGATTGGAACAAGTAGCTACTAATATTTTACATGATCTTATTGATAAAAGTCTGGTTGTTGTTAGCAAGAAAAATTTGGATGACAAGATCAAGACATGTAGGATTCATGATCTTCTCCATGATTTATGCTTGAGAGAAGGTGAAAGCGAGAATCTTTTGTATGTTGCATACCTAGGATCTAGAAGGGTTTCCTCTCAAGGCCGATGGGTGTCAGTTAATCCAGAGCGAGGTTATGATTCTTATGCGCTTTTGGAAAATCTTACTCATAGCAAAATACGTTCTATTCATTTTCATCCCACTGATCTGGTGCGACATCAATTATCTATTAAACTattccattttaaacttcttagAGTACTGGACTTGGTGACAATAAGATTAGTTTCATTCCCTATTGGAGTAGTACACCTAGCTTCTTTGAGATATTTGGCTGTGGTGGTTAATTTTGAGACTTCTGAACATCAATCAATTTCCAATCTTTGGAATTTACAAACTTTTATTTTTTCCATAAGTCTTCCACAAATCGATCTTGTGCATTTACCAAATGGAATTTGGGAAATGTCTCAATTGAGGCATCTTCACTCTACAAGGATGTCTCTATATTCTCCTCCAAAGGTATCAGCTAATGAAGTTAAGTACCGCGTTTTGGAAAACTTACAAAGTGTTTCTGGGTTGAGTCCTTGTTGTTGCacaaaagaaatatttgaagGGATTAAAAATGTGAGAAAATTGGGTATTTCTGGCACTGAAGACGAATTTGATTATGAGCCTATATGCTTAGATAATCTAATATATTTACACGAGCTTGAGGAACTAAAAATCGCATCATACATCCTTACCAGATATGATGTACTTCTTAGTCTTCCATTCGCAAGTTCTTTCCCACCTAATCTCAAGAAGCTGACACTCCGCAAAACTTTTCTACTGTGGAAGGACATGACGATCATTAGCAAGTTGCCCAAACTTGAGGTGCTCCAGTTGAAGGCTGATGCCTTTGTAATTAGTTATCCCGTAGATACAGTCTGGGAAGTAACAGAGATGGGATTTCTTGAATTGAAGTTCTTGCTCCTTGAGTGGTTGGATCTTGATTACTGGAGAGCCGCTGATGATTATTTCCCATGCCTTGAGCACATAGTTATCAGAAACTGTCGTACGTTAAAAGAGATTCCTGAAGGATTTGCAGATAGTTTGACACTGCAGCAAATTCAGTTACATCGATGTACTTCTTCCCTTGTGACTTTTGCTGAGCAAATCCAAGAAAATCACGAGAGTTTGGGGAACAACATGCTTAAAGTTTATTCCTTCGACACAATTCGAG GGAGAGCTTCTTAG